The region gcctaaagctacatacacacatcatacaaaAATTGGTTGGTACATAGTCAGACCAACGGTCGTTCGACGAAAGTATACGACCATAAACGACCAACTTCAATCGACTGTTATACACACACAAACGATGGCAGAATGTTCAGACGGAGTTTTAGAGCGGATATGACGCAAGTAAATTAATTGAGGTAACGATCGATTTCTGTACAAACGAGTCAAACCATGGACGACTGGCAGGAAGTGAGTTTAGTAAGTTGTTGTTATATGAAAGGTGTGTATTGGGAAGTGACGTCTGAAAGCGACCAGTAGAAAAGAGGAAGATGCGTAGTTAGAACGCGCCTTTCTTGAAACGTTCTTTCTTTTGAACGAAGCATGGTAACCCGTAGAAAGAAGGTTGCCTGTGCTCTGCTAATATTGTATTTAGCCCGAAAGCGTTCTTTGCAAGCTCATGATGAAGAGCCACCAAAAAAGCGTCGTTTCTGGTGTAAGAAATGGCTTCAAGAGCGTGACAATATCTCGCATGAAAACTTATTAAGGGAACTACGTGTTTCATCTCCCGAAGATTTCAAAAATTATTTACGGATGAGTGATTCAACGTTCCAGCACCTCTTGGAGCTTCTAATACCATATATATCGAAGCAAGATACTTGGATGCGTAAGGCTATATCTGCCCAGCAACGATTAATGGCCACGCTGCGTTTTCTGGCAACAGGAAGATCACTTCAAGACCTTAAGTTTTCCACCGGCATATCACCCCAGGCCCTTGGTTACATTATCCCTGAGACGTGCCAGGCTATTGTGAACTGCCTTAAACGTGACTATATGAAGGTAAATATATTTAATTGTATTTACTGGTTGTAGTATTTTCATTAATGGCCATAATAGATGTATTTGGTGTAGCATGTGTAAGAAGGAACAAGGAACCGTTTTGATTGCATCGAAAAAATAACCATTTTATTTCGTAAAGTAAATGAACATAATGCAAATGTTTATAACCTCTGTATGCGAGGTTTCTGACATACATGTAATCCAATGTACGGTAATTTATAAATGTGTGTAATGTTGGTTTTCTGTGTGTCGTGACATTTCCATTTGATTGTACGGATAGTGTTGTTCAAAATATTGATaatggggtggtggtggtggtggtggtggtgttgatGTAGTAGTTTGTAGTGGGGTTGGAGCAGTGGTGGCTTGATGTGAGTATGAAGGTATATTAGTATTGAGTAAATTCATTTTAGCTTTATATAAAATGTCAGTTATGTATACCTCAGCAGCATGTCTTTGTGCAGGCTCTagtgttttcatttttttactaACACCAAGGGCAAATACATCAATTTCATCCTCGGGTTCTTTTAGGAGTCCAATGGCCTGATGCACTGCTTCATCTATATTTTTATCGACTTCAGAAACTTGTCTTTTCCTGGTCCTCCTCTGTTTCTTTGGTTGCTGTGTGTGAATATCTGAGAAAGTGGAACTGCTTTCTGTTTCCAAAGCTTCTTCTGGTTCATAGTTTGTCTAAGTATTGTAAATTGAAttgaaaaataattattattggcactaatgtttttattttccatttttataCACAGTTTCCATCAACACCAGAAGAATGGTTGGCTATAGCCGAAGACTTTGACCATCTTTGGAACTTTCCAAACTGTGGCGGCGccttggatgggaaacacattagAATTATTGCACCCAGAGGAAGTGGATCCTTCTACTTTAACTACAAAGGCTTTCACAGCATTGTTTTAATGGCATTAGTTAATGCCCATTATGAATTTGTCATGGTTGATATAGGTGCAAATGGCAGAGTTTCAGATGGTGGTGTCATAGAGAAAACATCTTTTATGCGTAAACTCAAGAGGAATTTGCTGCATTTACCCAATAATGGACAAACTAAGCTTGGTTTAAATTTTGTATATGTTGCTGACGAGGCCTTTGCATTGCACGAGCATGTTCTAAAGCCTTTTCCACAACGTACATTGAACTATGAGCGTAAAATTTTTAATTATAGACTATCAAGAGCACGCAGAATAGTCGAGAATGCTTTTGGGATATTAGCCAACAGATTTAGAGTATTACATACTGCTATAAATTTAAGAATGGATAAAATTGATGTGGTTGTATATGCATGTTGCATGCTGCATAATTTTCTGAGGCGTAGACATGGTTTGCAATACATGCCCCCCAACAGTGTGGACCAGGAGGACCTTCAATTAGGTACAGTTATTCCTGGAGAATGGCGTAATCAACACACACCATTGACTGAGCTGCAACCAGCCGCACCCAGGAATCCAACACTGAGTGCTAAAGAAAACAGAGATCAATATCTGAATTATGTTAATGGTGCAGGTTCAGTTCCATGGCAACATCGCATGGTGTAGTATGTGTTACTTAATAAAAATGTCTGTACCTTATTAGTTGTGGGAGGGGGGTAGTTGTGCCATTTATTCAGCTGTTATGTTAATTTACCATTAATAAAAATGAGTGTTACCTGATCTTCATTGTATGTATCCTCTTCAATATTTTCCTCCTCCTCGTCTTCACACAATGCTGACTCCATTTGTGCCCTTTCATAGCTGGTAGTAGCCTCATTAGTATCATTAGCTAGGTTGCTGATAGTTTctctgctctcctcctggtcagaTGTGAACTCCAACATATGGTAATACCATAACTTTGGCTTATAGATGTCACGGGCTGCACAGCCTGATTTTTTAGAATCTCTGACTTTATTATGTTCTCTTTTAAATACTGTGCGCaagttattaatttttttttttacataagatACTGTGGCACGCGGATACACTTTGCAGCACAACTGTCGTAGCCTCTCATATGCTTGGTTTttaatgtgctgcattttgtattctGGTGTTTTGATCTTCCATAAGCAGGTATATGAGCGGTAGGCCTCTATAAATTCCCTCAGAAATTCTGGTGTCATAAATACATCAATGTTTGACATTGTCCTGTgaataaaacacaaacaaaattaTGATGTGCATATGTGTAATGGTGgcaatccaatcttaccaattccaTGTATTATAAGTGAACGGACTAAATGATACTATAACTATATTCACTTAATGTACATGTATACTACATACAAACACTAAGATTGTAAGATAAatgtgtaccatgtatggccaccatacagGTAATGCCAAACAGAGCTTTAAAAATAACCAAAGTCAATAGTACATTGTAACATCTGTCGGGGGTAAATGAAATCAGACCTAACCTCCAAAAACACTGTATGCTGTGAAACATACACAATATCACAATAGTGTTTACAATATGAAATGATGGTTCACATGTTAGTAAGGAGTCAAACAACATTTGCGTGTTTGTcggtttttcttttgtttgccaTCAGAGTGGTAGGTTATGGTTGCTGGTTATAAGGTGTTCTAACACAGTTTacagcactgcagtgctaatcACATGGGCCTTGCACAGTGTGCACAGTGTGAGTTTAACGTCGCATAACAAACGCACCATCACACTGTGAATATATCCTTAATGTCAGTATACATATAGTTTACATCCTCTATTTGATATACTAATGATGTTGCTTCTCTGCTATGGCAGTCAGGTAACATAGTGGTAATGTTACATCATAAGACAAAGAATGTGCATGTAAACCATGTAATTATTTACAAACAAACGTTTCCACAACGAACATTATACTTTCCTACATCTAGTTATCGCACAACAACATACGGAAATGAAAGAGTAATAGATCGTTACACAAACAAATTTATATGAATTTTAGCAAATGCAATATAATGTACAGCAGTAATGGTATTACATAGGATAAATGTGTGCAAAGAAAAACTACAAAACAAATCAAATTGTGAACAGATTTAGAATGCTCAGTTGGATTGAAAAATAAACTTACCTGATCAATATAGGTTAGTAGATAAACACAGTTGTCGCTAATGCAAACACTGCAATAATGCGTAGAAAGATCGTTCATATGCAAACGAACAGATTAGACGCACGATATCCCACAATGGCTTGCGTCAcatttcctgtgacatcacttccttaaATAGTGTGGGGAGTTGCAAGATGCCGCGCAGAAGGAGTTACAGCCGAGCAACACCCATGAGCAGAGAGGAAATGGCTGAAATGGTTCGCATTATGGACAAACATGATTATGACGGGAGGTTACAGGTTTACCAACGGCCCAACGAACGGAAAAGTGACATTCTTGACCATGTCATACATAGAATAGAGAAGATGTATGGGGTAGAGAGAACCAAAGATCATTTAAGAAAGCGCTGGTGTGATTTGAAATTAAGAGAAACCACAGTTCTGGAGAGATTGAGAGCAAAAATAGCACATGATAGTAAgtacaaacacatacatttttagtgTGATATAGGATGTGTAATATGTTTTTGGATGGTTTTTTAATGGTGGAAAGAAGAATCTTACTAACTTTATACCtggcaccactagatggcagtcatGAGGCAATGCTAAGGAAGGCTTAGAAAGGTCCACTATGATTTTGAAATAATAAAACttaatctgccaaaaaataaaaaccatgtagtgtgtaaatatatgtgtcaACTTTATAAGCTGATAGGCctttacatatatttacataattaACACAGTACAAATTACGTTATTTGCATGACCATATTATTAAACCATACCTTTTTTTACacagagagaaaagctgaaagggcTCGCCTGAGGGAGATAGAAGATGCACAACAACATGCAGCACAAGAAGAAGCAGCAGAAGGAGAAGATGCTGCACAAGAACATGCCGGTAATGGGGAGCACACTGACCCACAACTAACATGCCAAGGTGGAATGGACACTCAGCAAGAAGTGGCAGAGGAGCACCAACATCAAAGGGAGGATGTGCCATCATATGCACTAACTGCAGAGGATATGGAAGGCAACAGCACACAGCATATAGTGGAAGACGTTGAGGATATGGAGGACACACAGGAGTGTGATATTCAATTAAGCCATGAAGGTAATGTTGTTCATTATCATTAAtgctattatttttcttttttatacaaTCCTATGTAAATTTGTCATGAACTCCTGCTTGCAACACAACATAAAGATATAGATGTACACACTGTATGTGTACAGAGACATTAGTCTGACTATTTTTCCATCACTGGTATAATATATAACAAACACAGCATTGACACATTGGGACGCTTATGTAGAAAGGTGGCTGCAGCTGCTTAATTTGTCATGACatattaatagaaaaaaaaaattattcaaatgaataaaacatatatatatatatatatatatatatatatatatatatatatatatatatatatatatatacatacatatatatatatatatatatatatatatatatacatatatatatatatatatatatatatatatatatatatatatatatatatatatatatatatttaggatCATGTTTGATTTGTGTTACATTTCCACATGTACACCTAGAGATATGCATTTCCACATATAACATGTATGTGGTTTAATTTTAGATACTGAGGAAGAAGTGAGATACAGTACAATGGACACTATATCTGCAGAGGAATCCACTTCTGGGAACTTTGCTGGCAGTATTGGTGAGTTATTTGCATTGTGCTGCTAAACACTTTTTTAACATGTTTTTTAAAGAACATTGTAATCATCCAGCTAGTACATTGCTGTTAGGTGAATTACTATCTAATGTTGTTCTCTAATATGTAGGAATTGTATTGATTGTTAAAAAGTACATGGAGATAAAGGGATAATGAACAtaaagtaatatggaggctgacatatttagttTATGCCCCTCCATAAAAGGCTGTCTGTCAGCCCTAGTGATCCTCTTTTAATTTCATCatactgttgaaaaaaaaattaacttaaaAAATAtgtgaaagcaaagaaaaaaatattgattTAAATAATTTGGTTTAGtaatttttaatttacatttcatTAATTGCAGAAAAGGAAAAAGGACGTGCCCTCATTGATGACATCGATGACGCGCTTAACAGGGTGGAAATATTAAAAGCCAATACATGGGCTGCCTTGACCAAAACTCAGGAACATTTAGAAGAACTGAAGCAAAAAGTCGTAGCCTTTTGTAAATAATGTATACAGGtgtaatattttaatttttttatatgctAATTTTATAATATATGTGAATGTATATTAAAGTTTGTTTGAAACAACAAAACTCCTTTTGTTTATTCCTAAATATGTGGGCGTTTCCCTAGttcaaaaaacatataaaaaaaaaaaaaaacacatagtaaTGTACTTTGTATTAAACTTATTACGACAGTTTTCCATAACACTTTAGTTTGTACGAACGTTCTTAGTATGAACGTACTTTAAATGAGCTTAATGAGAACGTACTTTAAGTGAACTTAGCGCATGCTCCGTAATGATCTTTCAACTTCATTCAGTGCGCAACTGTGCCATTAGCGCACGCGCTTTCAAGAAAACTATCGTTGTACGTTGTTTAATTAGCCGTACACACATACGATGGTAACAGACGGTTGGTTGAAGGAATCCAACAAGTTCGATCATGAACGACTACAGATATTGGTCGTTTCCATAGGTCTGAAGTAGTTGGTCGTTGTTGATCTGAAACCAATAATCGGTCGACAGCTCATTAAACGATCGTTTTAGTAGCATTCAGAccaacttttatctgatgtgtgtacgtagcttaagactTGCTGTCTGCTGTTGAGCTGAATCATTTGAGTAGCCACTGAAAACACCGAAGGCAGAAGGGACCTTTACTTCAGAAAGCAGAAGCTAATTGGTTAATCATTTTCAGTAAGAACATTGCAGGTAGAGTATTCATTATCTAAGCATTGGCTGCTGCAataaaaatatgcattttttttaaagattcttttatttttcaaagaGAAAACAGAAACAAATACAATGACAATCATCAAAGGCAACACACGACTCCTAAAAACGACTTTACATGACATATTAGTGCAGGTTTAATCATCTGAGTGTCAGACATGCATGCTTATGATAGAGGAGGCGCAAACCAGTGCGCCCCCACAGGCTTATAGGTAGGAGAGAGCAAAATTACCTCTGATACGAGGAAGGAATATTAGGGACATGGCATAAATCCATGAGGACCATAAAGTAGCCCTCACGAGTCTGACAGGTACTACAAGAAATTGTCATGATTACCCTGGGCCCAAAAGGATAATACACCAGGGAATCCATTGAGGATGGAAAAATACATGCCAGACACGCAAGGGTCCACAAAAATGGGCCCCAAAAGAAAAAAGGCATAAGTAAAGCTCCATGCCATTATAGTGAACAAACAAATTAACCATTTTCCGTTAGTGACCAACAAGGAGAGAAGAGAAGAAAGGACAGAAAAGAAAGAGAAGGAAGAGAAAACAGAAAAGAAGTAAAGATTATGCCTAGAGTTAAGGGATGTCCAGAGGTATACCCAAGGAAAAAGTTGGGAAAGAGGTACTCCCCCAACGCCAGGGAGAAGAAGCAGAAGTAAAACGAAGTCCACGGGGGACAAATATAATAATCAATATCTCAACCACTTATAAGTGTACGATAGCGCTGTGTCTCTTGGTATTCAAACCACCCAAACCAAGTTTTCCAAAACTGCTCATGCCTATCCTGTATGGTAGCCGTAAGGTCTTCCATCTGTTGTATCTGACCCACCGTCCTAAGCCACTCCCCAAGGCGGGTCTACAGACTTCCAATGCCTGGCCACTAAGGACCTAGCTGCGTTAACAAGGTGTCTAGTAagtgttttttatattttctaaTGGACCATGTATTATGGTGTAAAAGGAAGAAAGCTGGTGAGCCAGGTGGGAGAAAGTCTGTCAACTCATGCATAACGCTTCTTATGTCTGACCAAAACTGAGATAACTTACTACAGGTCCAGAAAATGTGTAGTAAGGTGCCCATTTCCCATCCACATCTCCAACATAAATTGGTGTTGTTAGGAAACATGCAGTGCAAACGGGAGGGGGTCAAATACCACCTTGTTAAGATTTTGTATCCAGATTCCTGAACTTTAGAGGAGATGGAAGATTTATGAGCAAATATCAGGATCTTGTTCCATTGTCACTGACTGTAACCCCTAATTCTTATTCCCACTAGTTTCTAAATGGGTCTAATGGGGATGCAGAGTCATTCAACAGAGAATACATCAGTGAAATGGTACCTTGTATTTGTCCCTCACTCTGACATGTTCTTTCAAAGATGGTAAGTGGTCTATTAAAACTAGTTTTAGGACCCTGTGATAAAATAATAAgctaacaacgtgtattatactggcttcctcctcccctggtggtcccagtgatcgagcgaccaccaggggaggaggcatctgtgtatgtaaaagcacacacacacactgatcctgtccccctacccccctgatcgcccacagcacccctcagaccccccacccgatcaccccctcagaccactatttgcacccaatcaccccctaatcacccatcaatcaccccctgtcactatctgtcaacgctatattttagattgggtcctaaactgcccccctgggggctcctgataaccccccacaccctcagatcctccccagaaccccccctccatctatacatctattcttccctgtaatcacccactgatcacccatcaatcaccccctatcaccacctgtcactgctacccatcagattagatcctaatctgccccttgtgggcacccaattacctgctcacaccctcagatcgccctcagaccccccccccccccctgaccacctcgccagtgcattgcttgcatctattctcccctctaatcacaccctgatcacttatcaatcaccccgtcaccccctgtcaccacctgtcactgctacccatcacatcagaccctaatctgccccttgcgggcacccaaacacccacccacaccctcagatcgccctaagacccccctgatcacctacccagtgcattatttacatctgttctcccctctagtcacccactgatcacccatcaatcaccccctgtcaccacctgtcactgttacccatcagatcagaccctaatcttccccttgcaggcacccaattacccgcccaccccctcagatcgccctcagacccccccccccccgatcacctcactagtgcattgcttgcatctattgtcccctttaatcacaccctgatcacctatcaatcacccagtcaccacctgtcactgttactcatgagatcagaccctaatctgccccttgtgggcacccaatcacccgcccacaccctcagatcgccctcagtctcctcctgatcacctccccagtgaatTGATTGCACCTATTATCCCCTCTAATCacttactgatcacccatcaatcaccccctgtcaccacctgtcactgctacccatcatacccatcagatcagaccctcatccgccccttgcgggcacccaatcacccgcccacaccctcagatcgccctcagaccccccccccccccccaatcacctccctagtgcattgattgtatcaattcccccctctaattacaccctgagacatccatcaatcacctgtcatgccctagcacacctacccatcagatcaggccctattttgccccgtgtgggcacctgatcactcggccaaaccctcagatccccctcagacccccttccgatcacctccccagtgcattgattgcatctagtctcccctctaatcaccccctgagacacccatcaatcacctcctgtcaccacctgtcaccccctagcactcctacccatcagatcagcccctaatctgccccctgctggcttctgATCCCCcgaccaaaccctcacccgccccaccgcagtgacagaattttttttttctgatcactgcaaaaaacactgtacaataactggctctgtaaagatcagttttgatttttttttttatcaaaactcagtgaccacagctttctacttcacaggTACTCCGttttgctctttttcctgggtagtctcagaggaataccccctaaatttagcagtccaccatggcaaaaaaggggtattcccctgaagaggccgccgagattctggtcaagtggggtgagtgcgattgggaagcctcatccgacgaatcatccgggtcagaaccagtgaacagcagtggctctttgaccgatagcaatgatgaggttgaggtcccggctagagccaggcgtaccacaccccatgtcactggaccgcaggatcagactcagggggagcagagtggtgctagcgctgatccaagttttctggtgaggcatgcaccagcagcgtagcatctcctggtCCTAGCACCAGTAccaccgtagaccctggtgaagtggtgagcaccagaatggtagtagaaactggttcggtggcatgtgcgttaagacccgagtcgcagccaccagcaaaatgggcccgtactacccatagtctcccagaggtgctggcaaatcccaattggcaatcccctggttctgccgcacccgtactgccccctttcaccacccagtctggagtccaggtggagacagatattctaggattggctctaaacttttttcatctgttctgcaccgtggatctctatgacttaattgtggctgaaaccaaccgttatgccacacaatatgcaacccccaatccgagaagctaccatgcccagccttttcggtggaaaccactccaagtttccagacttaacatttttttgggccttctccttaacatgggtctagtcaaaaagaatgtattgcggtcttattggtctacgcacccaatacatcacatgcccatgttctctgctaccATGTCCAGgtaacgatttgagaacatcctgcgcttcctgcacttcagtgccaatacaacttgtcatctaagaggccaccctgcttatgaccggttccacaaaattcggcccctcataggccacctgtcatcaaaatttgcagatgcttctacctctgaacagtcattttgaggcatttggtttccagactactcctcacggttttgggcccctaaactgccagggcagtataggaacctcacaagtaaccccattttagaaagaagacacccaaaggtatttggttaggtgtatgatgagttcatagaagattttattttttgtcacaagttagtggaaaatgacactttgtaaaaaaaaaaaaaaaaaaaaatcaatttccgctaacttgtgacaaaaaataaaatctatgaactcaccatactcctaacggaataccttggagtgttgtctttctaaaatggggtcacttgtggggttcctaaactaccctggcattttagaagccctaaaccgtgaggagtagtcttgaaaccaaatgcctcaaaatgacctgtgaaatcctaaaggtactcataggactttgggccccttagcgcacctaggctgcaaaaaagcgttacacgtggtattgccatactcaggagaagtagtataatgtgttttggggtgtatttttacacatacccatgctgggtgggagaaatatctctgtaaatggacaattatgtgtaaaaaaaatctaaaaattgtcatttacagagatatctctcccacccagcatgggtatgtgtaaaaatacaccccaaaacacattatactacttctcctgagtacagcgataccacgtgtgacacttttttgcaccctaggtgcactaaggggcccaacgtcctatgagcacctttaggctttacaggggtgcttacaatttagcaccccccaaaatgccaggacagtaaacacaccccacaaatgaccccattttggaaagtagacacttcaaggtattcagagacgggcatggtgagtccatggcagatttcatttttttgtcacaagttaccaGAAATGgacactttttttatttcttattttttgtcacaagtgtcattttccgctaacttgtgacaaaaaataaaatcttctatgaactccccatgcctcttagtgaatactttgggatgtcttctttcaaaaataggttcatttggggggtatttatactatcctggaattctaggacCTCATGAGGAGTAGACTACCGTATTTTGTGGCTTTGATATCTCAATGACTTCTGCCAGAAAGTTGTCATCGTTTGAACATTCTGTTATGCAGCTATTGATTCAGCTGTTCTGATTTCTTGACACGCACTGCTTGAGTGTTTTCTTCAGTGTACAATTCACTTTTGTTTGCTTACGCAGTATTACCACCTCCTTGCATGCAGATATTATCTGGTTCACCTATATTGGAAGGTTATTTTGATGGCTGTAGAGCACGACTGAGTATAAGACTTAGTTTACAATATAGCATCCTATCCATACTTCATTGCTAAATGCTGCTTTCACATTAGCTTTATTAGATTAGTGTTATTAGACCCATGGATGAGAATCTTGCTGTTTGTTACCTAATTATCTTGGTTGAAAAAGGCATACACCATCAAGTTCAAACTTTCTGCATCCTAATCCAGAGGTATAAAAAGCCACAAGGGTATAAAGTATTTCCctgacatctagcagccattgctATGAATGCCCTTCGAAGTTAAACGCACATCTAAACCCTTTACAAATTCACGTATAAAATTTGCCTTGACTATATTCTGTGGTAAGACAATCTAAATTTTAGCTTATACTGTGGAGATCCACTTTTTACACACGTGGTAAAATCTAAATTCCAAGGTTTATTTACATTCAACCTGCTATCTGCAACCTGCTCACATTTGACAATCTAGACACAAGACCCACACATTAAATGAATAATCATACACAGATCATACAATTATCTTAGCATTGCTTGTGTGCAAACTTACTGGTACTTACTGTATATTATCCAGTGTAACCTAACCACCAGGTCATATGTCAAGGAATGCCCCAGCTGCTAGACAAATCTCCAGGACTAGGAGTCCATACGTGTCAGATCGATTTGATCAATCTAAGGTCAATGCAACCTGTGCCTACTTATAGTTCTCTTCCTCTGTGTGTGCCCAGTCCGTCCTTTGGAATGGCTTTTTACCACCCAGTCACACCCCCTTGTGGCACAGCTACCGCCCCTTCATGCTCGCTCCCAATATTTACGTCACACTGCACAGGAGAGCTGTGACATGTGAGTGCTTAGTGCTGCGGGAGCTGACTTTTTCTTGATAAACATGTTGCGGACACACTGGTGCTTCCTGAGGTGTATACATTGTTACATAAGAAA is a window of Hyperolius riggenbachi isolate aHypRig1 chromosome 6, aHypRig1.pri, whole genome shotgun sequence DNA encoding:
- the LOC137522649 gene encoding putative nuclease HARBI1, which translates into the protein MSDSTFQHLLELLIPYISKQDTWMRKAISAQQRLMATLRFLATGRSLQDLKFSTGISPQALGYIIPETCQAIVNCLKRDYMKFPSTPEEWLAIAEDFDHLWNFPNCGGALDGKHIRIIAPRGSGSFYFNYKGFHSIVLMALVNAHYEFVMVDIGANGRVSDGGVIEKTSFMRKLKRNLLHLPNNGQTKLGLNFVYVADEAFALHEHVLKPFPQRTLNYERKIFNYRLSRARRIVENAFGILANRFRVLHTAINLRMDKIDVVVYACCMLHNFLRRRHGLQYMPPNSVDQEDLQLGTVIPGEWRNQHTPLTELQPAAPRNPTLSAKENRDQYLNYVNGAGSVPWQHRMV